A region from the Vicia villosa cultivar HV-30 ecotype Madison, WI linkage group LG3, Vvil1.0, whole genome shotgun sequence genome encodes:
- the LOC131656337 gene encoding uncharacterized protein LOC131656337 — translation MEKGETSNSKQKRKREESWNPHSSWENYENETMNQKGYAKASGKWTKVAEEFKPYYEETKSKQLLNLDCVRNPEDILQRWSNDMIMLIATDEKFSKINLMDVKNLIAYRTTENVLKFLTSINDETWNQYIGMVENNQQFAKLIMELIYKEFIGYNTL, via the coding sequence ATGGAAAAAGGAGAAACAAGTAAttctaaacaaaaaagaaaacgtGAAGAGAGTTGGAATCCCCATAGTTCTTGGGAAAACTATGAAAATGAAACTATGAATCAAAAAGGTTATGCAAAGGCTAGTGGAAAATGGACAAAAGTTGCAGAAGAATTTAAACCTTATTATGAAGAAACTAAATCTAAACAATTATTAAACTTAGACTGTGTAAGAAATCCAGAGGATATACTACAAAGGTGGtctaatgatatgattatgcttaTAGCAACCGATGAAAAATTTTCTAAGATAAACCTAATGGATGTCAAGAATTTAATAGCTtatagaacaacagaaaatgtgctGAAATTCTTAACGAGTATTAACGATGAAACATGGAATCAATATATAGGAATGGTAGAAAATAATCAACAATTTGCTAAACTAATAATGGAATTAATATATAAAGAATTCATAGGCTACAATACTCTTTAA